One window from the genome of Bacillus rossius redtenbacheri isolate Brsri chromosome 12, Brsri_v3, whole genome shotgun sequence encodes:
- the LOC134537387 gene encoding uncharacterized protein LOC134537387, translating into MFLAWSLQNFFIILILPKCTTGMPMLSLPSEDASYLLRTQMKSAVENILARYFSRKLYFLALHKEDVSHDPAIDEMMTHIYSVTSVPVLSLANFDGDVTKYSRSYTFSRLDTTESAVGYVLLAKRLGGDCLPGYNSTSLPFWNPQARFLLVLTEVLAQDPPHVLGALKDCWNSFNMLNVAAVYSSGAADPPERRLSVTSYNPFNDTFSRFEVGPEGRRGSLDVYPQKLLDTNGFVFDVSTSPVHELVDVSYDEDGEVSYSGPAFSVTCAAVKKLNGTANPIPPVSSIFVTDLEHSRTLYADEASYMWGMLRWYTYPHEWMCLTGIVPKAKQIPRYMNIVMPLSYGLWGLYSVTFLVVGSCWRLSAGPSALLESVRLAASGACLKMPRAAPQRTLVLAATLCYLVVMNSYQGALTGYLFSTHYHPDISDVDELLDSGLKQCMFMSLSDLTEMAGDFDVSGKAMQVFLSDPVLITDEREALDVVATHGNISRWMSRVMALHATTLPRYREDDGEPKLHVVDGCFFVYPMSHWVMTPNSPFLARFNAVAMRMLEAGFVPKWRRDYTAAGERASLLGRRGGAARVITFTHLLIPFCGLASGLCLGSLALLLEVLTSAARAHSTLQTARH; encoded by the coding sequence ATGTTTTTGGCATGGAGTCTTCAGAATTTTTTCATCATTTTGATTTTGCCGAAATGCACGACGGGGATGCCGATGTTGTCATTACCATCAGAAGATGCGTCGTATCTCCTGCGGACACAGATGAAGTCAGCGGTAGAAAACATCTTGGCTCGGTACTTCTCCAGAAAACTTTATTTCCTCGCGTTGCACAAAGAAGATGTTTCGCACGACCCCGCAATAGATGAAATGATGACTCACATATACTCTGTCACATCTGTGCCAGTTTTATCGCTAGCGAATTTCGACGGCGATGTGACAAAGTACTCGCGCAGTTACACTTTCAGCAGACTAGACACCACAGAGAGTGCTGTGGGCTATGTTCTCTTGGCTAAGAGGTTGGGCGGAGACTGTCTGCCGGGGTACAACTCGACCAGCCTGCCTTTTTGGAATCCTCAAGCTCGCTTCCTCCTGGTCCTGACAGAGGTCCTGGCACAGGATCCACCGCATGTGCTCGGAGCACTCAAGGACTGCTGGAACTCGTTCAACATGCTGAACGTCGCTGCGGTGTATTCTTCTGGAGCGGCTGATCCTCCAGAGAGGCGCTTGAGCGTGACGTCCTACAATCCGTTCAACGACACATTCTCCAGGTTCGAAGTCGGACCAGAAGGAAGGAGAGGAAGTCTCGACGTTTACCCGCAGAAACTCCTCGACACCAACGGCTTCGTGTTCGACGTCAGCACGAGTCCCGTCCACGAGCTGGTAGACGTCTCGTACGACGAGGACGGAGAGGTCAGCTACTCGGGCCCGGCCTTCTCGGTGACCTGCGCCGCCGTGAAGAAGCTCAACGGCACCGCGAACCCCATACCTCCCGTCAGCTCCATCTTCGTCACCGACCTGGAGCACTCGAGGACGCTGTACGCCGACGAGGCCTCGTACATGTGGGGCATGCTCAGGTGGTACACGTACCCGCACGAGTGGATGTGCCTGACGGGCATCGTGCCGAAAGCGAAGCAGATCCCCAGGTACATGAACATAGTGATGCCACTCTCCTACGGGCTGTGGGGCCTCTACTCGGTGACGTTCCTCGTGGTCGGCTCCTGCTGGCGGTTGTCCGCGGGTCCCAGCGCGCTGCTGGAGTCTGTCCGTCTGGCCGCGAGCGGAGCGTGCCTGAAGATGCCCCGCGCGGCACCTCAGAGGACGCTCGTCCTGGCGGCCACGCTCTGCTACCTTGTGGTCATGAACAGCTACCAGGGCGCGCTGACTGGCTACCTGTTCTCCACGCACTACCACCCGGACATCAGCGACGTGGACGAGCTCCTGGACTCGGGCCTCAAGCAATGCATGTTCATGTCCTTGTCCGACCTGACGGAGATGGCGGGCGACTTCGACGTCAGCGGCAAGGCCATGCAGGTGTTCCTGAGCGACCCGGTGCTCATCACGGACGAGCGCGAGGCCCTGGACGTGGTGGCCACCCACGGGAACATCAGCCGGTGGATGAGCCGCGTCATGGCGCTGCACGCGACGACGCTGCCGCGCTACCGGGAGGACGATGGCGAGCCCAAGCTCCACGTCGTCGATGGGTGCTTCTTCGTGTACCCCATGAGCCACTGGGTCATGACGCCCAACAGCCCCTTCCTCGCGCGCTTCAACGCCGTCGCCATGCGCATGCTGGAGGCCGGATTCGTGCCCAAGTGGAGGCGCGACTACACCGCGGCCGGCGAGAGGGCGTCCCTGCTGGGGCGTCGCGGCGGCGCCGCGCGCGTCATCACCTTCACGCACCTGCTCATCCCCTTCTGTGGCCTGGCGTCGGGCCTGTGCCTCGGCTCCCTGGCGCTGCTGCTCGAAGTGCTCACGTCTGCGGCGCGCGCACATTCCACACTCCAGACTGCGAGACACTGA